A genomic region of Trichothermofontia sichuanensis B231 contains the following coding sequences:
- the tilS gene encoding tRNA lysidine(34) synthetase TilS translates to MRHELLPESLPERPAPSNVWTDLHARLHRTLRQRKLLEPMARLLVAVSGGQDSLCLIKLLIDLQVLWQWELAIVHCNHGWREDATANADWVAKLAQDWQLPFFLETATTPPTSEAAARDWRYQCFATLAERHYYPYVLTAHTQSDRAETLLYNLIRGSGAEGLQALTWVRPLSPQVQLVRPLLEFSRQETGEFCQQQQLRVWEDESNRSLDYARNRIRLELIPYLQTHFNPQVEQALAQTAELLRADIEYLDAVTEVLRKRATLPIEAPQQQAVIDRLLLRTAPLTLQRRVVRQILQQVLPSTPSYQHVEKILFLCHAPNKSQTDPLPGGTIAVVEADRIYLLKPASPSD, encoded by the coding sequence ATGCGCCATGAGTTGCTACCAGAGTCATTACCGGAACGCCCTGCCCCCAGTAATGTCTGGACTGATCTCCATGCCCGTCTCCATCGCACCCTCCGGCAACGCAAACTCTTGGAACCAATGGCACGGCTGTTGGTGGCTGTTTCCGGTGGCCAGGATTCCCTCTGTCTGATCAAATTGCTGATTGATCTGCAAGTGCTGTGGCAGTGGGAGTTGGCGATTGTTCACTGTAATCATGGCTGGCGCGAGGATGCAACGGCGAATGCCGACTGGGTAGCCAAACTGGCCCAGGACTGGCAACTGCCCTTTTTCCTGGAAACCGCGACCACACCGCCCACCAGCGAAGCAGCAGCCCGTGACTGGCGCTACCAGTGTTTTGCCACCCTGGCCGAGCGGCATTATTATCCCTATGTTCTCACGGCCCACACCCAAAGCGATCGGGCGGAGACGCTCTTGTATAACCTGATTCGGGGAAGTGGGGCGGAGGGGTTGCAAGCTTTAACGTGGGTGCGGCCCCTCTCGCCACAGGTGCAATTGGTGCGCCCCTTACTAGAGTTCAGCCGCCAGGAAACCGGCGAGTTCTGCCAACAGCAACAGCTCAGGGTTTGGGAGGACGAGAGCAATCGATCGCTCGATTATGCCCGCAATCGCATTCGCCTGGAACTGATTCCCTATCTACAAACCCATTTCAACCCCCAGGTGGAGCAAGCCCTAGCGCAGACGGCTGAACTCCTGCGAGCCGATATTGAGTATCTGGATGCCGTAACTGAAGTATTGCGCAAACGGGCTACCTTACCAATCGAGGCCCCACAGCAGCAAGCGGTCATCGATCGCCTGTTACTGCGGACCGCCCCCCTGACGCTTCAGCGCCGGGTTGTGCGTCAAATCCTCCAGCAGGTTTTGCCCAGTACCCCCAGCTATCAGCACGTGGAGAAAATCCTTTTCCTTTGCCATGCCCCCAATAAATCCCAGACCGATCCGTTGCCTGGTGGCACGATCGCGGTTGTTGAGGCCGATCGCATTTACCTGCTCAAGCCAGCATCGCCCTCCGATTGA
- a CDS encoding MotA/TolQ/ExbB proton channel family protein, with protein sequence MVVYDLFLAGGPVMWPILALSVATVACACDRAWFWFNLLRQEDRIVQDVLAAAHEDLDKAAAIAQQAQVLPIGRFLLAPLKLKQPSPETFRLAMESAGDREFVQMRKGDKLLETVVAVAPLLGLLGTVTGLIGTFSNLNIGAGGASEEATKAAAGIGEALITTAAGMIVAILALLVFRVLVALQAQQMDYFSNVGTELELIYRQEWYERRRLEEG encoded by the coding sequence ATGGTTGTGTACGATCTTTTCCTCGCAGGGGGACCCGTGATGTGGCCGATTTTGGCGCTGTCGGTGGCGACGGTGGCCTGTGCTTGCGATCGCGCCTGGTTCTGGTTTAACCTGCTGCGCCAGGAGGATCGGATCGTGCAGGATGTCCTCGCCGCTGCCCATGAGGATTTGGACAAGGCGGCGGCGATCGCCCAACAGGCGCAGGTGTTACCGATCGGGCGCTTTTTGCTGGCTCCTCTAAAGTTAAAACAGCCTAGCCCGGAGACATTCCGTTTGGCAATGGAGTCGGCGGGCGATCGTGAATTCGTGCAAATGCGCAAGGGGGATAAGTTGCTGGAAACGGTGGTGGCAGTTGCACCTCTGTTGGGATTATTGGGCACGGTGACGGGGTTGATTGGCACGTTTAGTAACCTCAACATTGGGGCGGGAGGAGCCAGCGAGGAAGCCACGAAGGCCGCCGCAGGGATTGGCGAGGCCCTGATTACGACGGCAGCGGGGATGATCGTGGCGATTTTGGCACTACTGGTGTTTCGGGTGTTAGTGGCACTCCAGGCCCAGCAGATGGACTATTTTTCCAATGTGGGCACGGAGCTAGAGTTAATCTACCGGCAGGAGTGGTATGAGCGGCGACGGCTAGAGGAGGGTTAA
- a CDS encoding ExbD/TolR family protein has product MRSRSRQADTSLPEVNLIPMMNAMLAILAFFVIVAMSLSSFQTLTVELPPAEDAIVPPNLPAPLIAKLQAGGQIRLNDQPVNQAELTAAIRTYLATNPQGSVLLQADAQVPYREVIQLLGTMQDAGGDRVSLAID; this is encoded by the coding sequence ATGCGGTCCCGTTCCCGACAGGCAGACACTTCTCTGCCAGAGGTAAACCTGATCCCGATGATGAATGCCATGCTGGCGATTCTGGCTTTTTTTGTGATTGTGGCCATGTCCCTGAGCAGCTTTCAAACCTTAACGGTGGAATTACCACCGGCTGAGGATGCGATCGTCCCCCCAAACTTACCAGCCCCCTTGATCGCGAAACTCCAAGCGGGGGGACAAATCCGCCTCAATGACCAACCTGTTAATCAAGCCGAGTTAACCGCCGCAATCCGGACTTACCTAGCCACAAATCCCCAGGGAAGTGTCCTCCTCCAGGCGGATGCCCAGGTCCCGTATCGCGAGGTGATTCAACTTCTGGGTACGATGCAGGATGCGGGGGGCGATCGCGTCTCCCTGGCGATCGATTAA
- a CDS encoding mechanosensitive ion channel: protein MTALQTALVSTTRYLAQLDLSDPNALTGQIQRDLGPFLLSVGGAILILVAGWIIAAIAASLTRGLLKRTAIDNQIATWIAGEPSAGSRTPRLKVEKWAASIVFWIVIIFTLIAVLQTLQLSGVSQPLQSLLDQVISFVPKLAGAALLLGAAWILATIVKLILTRTLQAAKLDERLDQQMGEAEAPTPYSLTQTISNVVYWFIFLLFLPAVLNTLQLQGTLQPVQQLLNEILLILPNVFAAILISFVGWLLAQIVRRIVTNFLAAAGADHLGVRVGLSSTKTSQSLSWIIGAIVYVLILIPTAISALEALRISAISQPAIAMLNNVLGALPRIFTAVLILIVAYMIGQFVAELVTNLLTGIGFNNLFSWLGLQSPRSQSSETAPSPTDTVLVSTSATSSAPPAPPQKTPSEVVGIIVLVTILLFATVAAVDILNITALTTLVSGIIVIAGRILAGLIVFGIGLYLANLTYTLIAGAGSRQTNILGQTARIAILIFAGAMALQQMGVAPDIVNLAFGLLLGAVAVAIALAFGLGGRDIAAEQIREWIAFLKQPR from the coding sequence GCTCTGGTCAGTACAACCCGTTATCTAGCCCAGTTAGATCTCAGTGATCCGAATGCACTGACTGGTCAAATTCAACGCGATCTGGGTCCTTTCCTGCTGAGTGTGGGTGGGGCAATCCTCATCTTAGTGGCTGGTTGGATTATTGCCGCGATCGCAGCGTCCCTAACGCGGGGATTACTCAAGCGCACGGCGATCGATAACCAGATTGCGACCTGGATTGCCGGTGAGCCATCTGCGGGCAGTCGCACCCCCAGGTTGAAAGTTGAAAAATGGGCAGCCAGTATCGTTTTCTGGATTGTGATTATTTTCACCCTGATTGCAGTTCTTCAGACCTTACAACTCTCAGGCGTATCACAGCCCCTACAATCGCTTCTGGATCAGGTTATTAGCTTTGTGCCGAAGCTAGCTGGGGCCGCTTTACTGCTAGGGGCAGCCTGGATTTTAGCGACGATCGTGAAACTTATCCTAACCCGTACCCTACAAGCGGCTAAATTAGATGAACGCCTGGATCAACAGATGGGTGAAGCGGAAGCACCTACCCCTTACTCCCTAACCCAGACGATTAGTAATGTAGTTTACTGGTTTATTTTCCTCCTGTTCTTACCTGCGGTTCTTAATACCTTGCAATTACAAGGAACTCTGCAACCAGTTCAGCAGTTATTAAATGAAATTTTGCTGATCCTGCCCAATGTCTTTGCAGCCATATTAATTAGTTTTGTTGGCTGGTTATTGGCCCAGATTGTCCGCCGGATTGTCACAAACTTTCTAGCTGCTGCTGGTGCGGATCACCTGGGTGTACGCGTGGGGTTGAGTTCAACCAAAACGAGTCAGTCGCTGTCCTGGATTATTGGCGCGATCGTGTATGTGTTGATCCTGATTCCTACGGCAATTTCCGCCCTCGAGGCTCTGCGGATTAGTGCGATCTCACAACCGGCGATCGCCATGTTGAATAATGTCTTGGGAGCACTTCCCCGAATTTTTACGGCAGTTTTAATCCTGATTGTCGCCTATATGATCGGCCAGTTTGTGGCCGAGTTAGTCACGAACCTGCTAACGGGTATCGGTTTTAATAATCTGTTTTCCTGGCTGGGTTTACAATCTCCGCGATCGCAATCATCGGAAACAGCCCCATCACCCACAGACACAGTCCTGGTTTCGACTTCAGCCACATCCTCTGCCCCCCCTGCCCCCCCGCAAAAAACGCCCTCGGAAGTAGTCGGGATCATTGTCCTTGTGACGATTCTATTGTTTGCAACGGTGGCAGCGGTTGATATTCTCAATATCACTGCGCTGACAACCCTGGTCAGCGGCATTATCGTGATTGCAGGGCGCATTCTGGCCGGTTTGATCGTCTTTGGTATTGGTCTTTACCTAGCCAACCTGACCTACACCTTAATTGCCGGGGCCGGTAGCCGACAGACTAACATCCTGGGACAAACCGCCCGGATCGCCATTCTGATTTTCGCCGGGGCAATGGCCTTGCAACAAATGGGCGTTGCACCCGATATTGTTAATTTAGCCTTTGGCCTCCTGTTGGGGGCTGTTGCCGTGGCGATCGCGCTGGCCTTTGGGTTAGGCGGACGGGACATTGCCGCTGAACAAATCCGGGAATGGATCGCCTTCCTCAAACAACCCCGCTAA
- a CDS encoding GNAT family N-acetyltransferase, translating into MSTIAYSIRPAIPDDVPQIFDLILALAEYEQLSHTVNNSPTALAEHLFGPKPYAEALVAEVENQLVGFALFFTNYSTFLTQPGLYLEDLFVLPAYRRQGIGTAFFQAIAKLALERGYGRFEWRVLAWNQPAIAFYQRLGATVLPDWRTARLLGEALRQLAIGHTRDRATTP; encoded by the coding sequence ATGTCGACGATCGCCTATTCGATTCGCCCTGCCATTCCTGACGATGTCCCCCAAATCTTTGACTTAATCCTGGCCTTGGCTGAGTATGAACAACTGAGCCACACGGTGAACAACAGTCCAACGGCCCTAGCAGAACATCTGTTCGGCCCGAAACCCTACGCGGAGGCCCTAGTTGCTGAGGTGGAAAACCAGCTAGTAGGATTTGCCCTTTTCTTTACCAATTATTCGACCTTTTTAACCCAACCGGGTCTCTACCTGGAGGATCTATTTGTTCTCCCTGCCTATCGCCGTCAAGGCATTGGGACTGCGTTCTTTCAGGCGATCGCGAAGCTGGCCCTAGAGCGGGGCTATGGTCGCTTTGAGTGGAGGGTGCTGGCGTGGAATCAACCCGCGATCGCCTTCTATCAACGGCTGGGGGCAACGGTGCTCCCGGATTGGCGCACAGCCCGTCTCCTGGGCGAGGCGTTACGACAATTAGCGATCGGCCACACCCGCGATCGAGCCACGACTCCCTAA
- a CDS encoding PstS family phosphate ABC transporter substrate-binding protein, whose product MVASHHRFEFKQSVARAIAAGVAIAGTLGLLGTEVNAQAARNLIKIDGSSTVFPITEAVAEEFEKSQRAALNVTVGISGTGGGFKKFCNGETDISNASRPIKAAEMQECKAKGIQYIELPVAYDALTVVINPRNTWATRMTVADLKKIWSPAAEGRIRRWNQVRPEWPNQPLDLYGPGADSGTFDYFTEAIVGKAQESRGDFTASEDDNVLVQGVSRNQNALGYFGFSYYEANRNRLRAVAIDNGNGPVMPSRQTVENGTYQPLSRPLFIYVSTRAAQRPAVQSFVQFYLNNVPKLAAEVGYIPLPAEAYRLAKQNFAARKTGSVFANRNTIGVKIADLLRLEAQH is encoded by the coding sequence ATGGTAGCCAGTCATCACCGGTTTGAATTCAAGCAGAGTGTGGCGCGAGCGATCGCCGCAGGCGTGGCCATTGCCGGCACCTTGGGCCTGTTGGGTACTGAGGTGAACGCTCAAGCCGCGCGCAACCTGATCAAAATTGATGGTTCCAGCACTGTTTTCCCCATCACTGAAGCTGTTGCTGAAGAATTCGAGAAGTCCCAACGGGCAGCGCTCAACGTCACTGTGGGCATTTCGGGTACGGGGGGCGGCTTCAAAAAGTTCTGTAATGGTGAAACCGACATTTCCAACGCCTCTCGCCCGATTAAGGCCGCTGAGATGCAAGAGTGTAAGGCCAAGGGGATTCAGTATATTGAACTGCCCGTGGCCTATGATGCACTAACGGTAGTGATCAATCCCCGCAACACTTGGGCCACTCGGATGACGGTCGCTGATCTGAAAAAGATATGGTCACCGGCTGCCGAAGGCCGGATTCGGCGCTGGAACCAGGTACGGCCTGAGTGGCCCAATCAACCTCTAGATCTGTATGGTCCTGGTGCTGATTCAGGGACCTTTGATTACTTTACAGAAGCGATTGTGGGGAAAGCGCAGGAAAGCCGGGGGGACTTCACGGCCAGTGAGGATGATAATGTCTTGGTGCAGGGGGTCTCGCGCAACCAGAATGCCCTGGGATATTTCGGCTTTTCCTATTACGAAGCGAATCGAAATCGGCTGCGGGCAGTGGCGATCGACAATGGTAATGGCCCGGTGATGCCCTCACGGCAAACGGTCGAAAATGGTACCTACCAACCCCTCTCACGGCCTCTGTTTATTTATGTCAGCACCCGGGCAGCCCAACGTCCCGCAGTCCAGTCCTTTGTCCAGTTTTATCTAAACAATGTGCCTAAACTAGCAGCAGAAGTGGGGTATATCCCCCTGCCTGCCGAAGCCTACAGGCTGGCTAAGCAAAACTTTGCGGCCCGCAAGACGGGATCGGTTTTTGCCAACCGGAATACGATCGGGGTCAAAATTGCCGACCTGTTGCGTTTAGAAGCGCAGCACTAG
- a CDS encoding TldD/PmbA family protein — protein MVQAPVAPSAIVPATDLAAHAIAQIQRAGCDYGDIRVCTYRHQSLFAHDHSLGQLSDCEDSGFGVRVLWEGAWGFAASSRRTLAEVERVVALAIAIAQGSRLSQHHRIRLAPVAAYQDEYITPIAIDPFQVSVQAKADLLLTLTDRLLSYGDRGLKKAYASLRFSLEDQWFASTEGSHIHQVIYRSHAGFRGTAIANGDAQSRSYERPPLNRGYEHIDATDLLSQVDRVAEEAIAKVHAPTGPQGEPQTLILTPAHLYLTIHESVGHPTELDRVYGYEANFAGTSFATPDQLGQLQYAAPWVNFRADRTQPAGGSTRAYDDEGVPAQEWYVVKDGVLVDYLSDRETAYRLGQGGSRGCAYADSWASVPMVRIPNLGLEPGPDGGSHTATLAEMIADTDNGILIDGIGSFSIDQQRRNFQFGGDAFWKIEQGRCVGMLKDVTYQASTTQFWNAVDAIGPASAWEQQGTRFCGKGEPLQIAQMTHACVPVRVRNIQVGRV, from the coding sequence ATGGTACAAGCACCCGTTGCCCCCTCTGCAATCGTTCCCGCTACTGACCTTGCAGCCCACGCGATCGCTCAGATCCAACGGGCTGGCTGTGACTACGGCGATATTCGGGTCTGTACCTATCGACACCAATCTTTGTTTGCCCACGATCACTCCCTGGGGCAATTGTCTGATTGCGAAGACAGCGGTTTTGGGGTACGGGTGTTGTGGGAGGGGGCTTGGGGCTTTGCCGCCAGTTCGCGGCGCACGCTGGCGGAGGTGGAACGGGTGGTGGCCTTAGCGATCGCGATTGCCCAGGGCAGCCGACTGTCCCAACACCATCGAATACGGCTAGCGCCCGTTGCGGCCTATCAAGATGAATATATCACCCCGATTGCGATCGATCCGTTCCAGGTATCAGTCCAGGCCAAGGCTGATTTGTTGCTCACCCTGACGGATCGCTTGCTAAGCTATGGCGATCGGGGCTTAAAAAAAGCCTATGCCTCCCTGCGATTTTCCTTAGAAGACCAGTGGTTTGCCTCGACGGAAGGTTCGCATATCCATCAGGTAATCTACCGTAGCCATGCGGGTTTTCGGGGGACAGCGATCGCCAATGGCGATGCCCAAAGTCGCAGCTATGAGCGTCCGCCACTCAATCGCGGATATGAACATATTGATGCCACGGATCTCTTAAGCCAGGTGGATCGGGTGGCGGAGGAGGCGATCGCCAAGGTCCATGCTCCCACCGGTCCCCAGGGAGAACCTCAGACATTGATTTTGACGCCAGCCCACTTATATTTGACAATTCATGAGTCGGTGGGCCATCCCACGGAACTGGATCGGGTCTATGGCTACGAGGCCAATTTCGCCGGCACCAGTTTTGCCACCCCGGATCAACTCGGTCAATTGCAATATGCTGCGCCGTGGGTGAATTTCCGCGCCGATCGTACCCAACCGGCAGGGGGAAGCACACGGGCCTACGACGATGAGGGCGTCCCGGCCCAGGAGTGGTATGTGGTTAAGGATGGGGTGCTGGTGGACTACCTCAGCGATCGCGAAACGGCCTATCGGTTGGGCCAAGGGGGGAGTCGGGGCTGTGCCTATGCCGATAGTTGGGCCAGTGTGCCAATGGTGCGTATCCCCAACCTGGGCTTGGAACCGGGACCCGATGGGGGATCTCACACGGCAACACTGGCGGAAATGATCGCCGATACGGACAACGGGATTTTGATTGATGGGATTGGGAGTTTTTCGATCGACCAACAGCGGCGCAATTTTCAGTTTGGCGGCGATGCGTTTTGGAAAATTGAACAGGGGCGCTGTGTGGGGATGTTGAAGGATGTGACGTATCAGGCATCAACGACGCAGTTCTGGAATGCGGTGGATGCGATCGGGCCAGCGTCGGCATGGGAGCAGCAGGGGACCCGTTTTTGCGGCAAAGGGGAACCCCTCCAGATTGCTCAAATGACTCATGCCTGTGTCCCGGTGCGGGTCCGGAATATTCAGGTAGGGCGGGTTTGA
- a CDS encoding MFS transporter translates to MISKIERQLTTSWLRQYLPGWLEQRLEPALQQLLIWVNLRPDEAGRTFLMFAFYTCMSVGLIWLEACAAALFLDRYGANSLAWIYIASSGIGSGLGFLYAWLQTVLPLRRVVVLIALLIAIPLLFFPVGLGVAAWVVVTVPIMRLWVEAIYVLSDLNTSITANQLFNIREIKRAYPLISSGLLVADVVSGFSLPLLLRWMDLPNVIFAAFIVMMIGVLILFYISRTYRQSFPDKVRKQPKRSDFNRRVQGPLRRYVILILTFFVLAQVLLVLIDFQYLTQIEKRFSGAEIASFLGLFGGILGLFELMAQWFLSSRAIEWLGVFLTLMVLPAVIILTGIASFFNLFVGLLALKFFDELLHYTLVASVAPVLFQPIPGALSARVQSAVRGIAEPLSNGFTGVAILLLLWGTKIIFPQQSLAFLQLLQSRLFVSIIITLAAIWLVVITLLQRNYVNLLVLSAERGQLSLPDSESGLKQYKAAFVKTLERPGPDAEKLSCIELLLQIDPKNVGEVLAPLLPNFSPTLQRKSLEAMLTHPNPVYLPQVQALISRSLPPEVLAVALRYVWLTDPTPDLNLNKLRPYLRPEVDPIVRGTAAALMLRRGNRDQKAEATYCLRQMITHKRERERVMGCRALGEADYMQALRLYIPNLLQDESLRVRCALLEAIAATRLEEYYPSLLRALHYKSTRKAAMQALVRLENAALPLLLAVAADPQRPPRMQADAWDVIGQIGTLEALDALVTHLETAWGASRRDLLRILLKLPYEAGIEAVLDRLGRTGVEQLINQEIMFVGQLYAALLDFEPRRLVGTEADLLRRSLRDMITDAEERLYLLMRFLYPADAIQAARFNLRDASHASKARGLEILDNTLDIRSKRTLLVLLDRRSDQEKLQSLAAELSYQSLSPSDRLRHLIDLRHFLAEWPLACCFHLARQQRWSLSPEAILACLHHPAGVVREAVLAYLHMASPRTLRELLPQLSHDPNPIVLGLVHQMMAELGVQPTSGPGF, encoded by the coding sequence ATGATCTCGAAAATTGAGCGGCAATTGACCACCTCATGGTTGCGGCAGTACCTTCCCGGCTGGCTGGAACAACGGCTAGAGCCAGCCCTGCAACAACTGCTCATCTGGGTCAACCTGCGCCCCGACGAGGCAGGGCGGACATTCTTAATGTTTGCGTTTTATACCTGTATGTCCGTCGGCTTGATCTGGTTGGAAGCTTGCGCGGCGGCCCTATTCCTCGATCGCTATGGGGCCAATTCCCTGGCCTGGATTTACATCGCTAGCTCCGGGATTGGGTCGGGACTGGGGTTCCTCTATGCCTGGTTACAAACCGTCTTGCCCCTGCGACGGGTGGTGGTGTTAATCGCCCTGCTGATAGCAATCCCCCTCTTGTTTTTCCCGGTGGGGCTGGGCGTTGCTGCCTGGGTTGTCGTGACGGTGCCGATCATGCGCCTGTGGGTCGAGGCAATCTATGTTCTGAGTGATCTCAATACCTCGATCACTGCCAACCAACTGTTCAATATCCGCGAGATTAAACGCGCCTACCCCCTGATTAGTAGCGGGCTACTGGTCGCTGATGTCGTCAGCGGCTTTTCCTTGCCGTTACTGCTGCGCTGGATGGATCTGCCGAATGTGATCTTTGCCGCTTTTATCGTCATGATGATCGGTGTGTTGATCCTGTTTTATATCAGCCGCACCTATCGTCAATCCTTTCCGGATAAGGTTCGCAAACAACCAAAGCGATCGGACTTTAATCGCCGTGTGCAAGGGCCGTTGCGCCGCTATGTCATCTTGATCCTGACATTTTTTGTATTGGCTCAGGTGCTCCTAGTCTTGATCGATTTTCAATACCTGACCCAAATTGAAAAGCGGTTTAGCGGGGCCGAGATTGCTAGCTTCTTGGGACTATTTGGCGGAATCCTGGGTTTGTTTGAATTGATGGCCCAGTGGTTTTTATCCAGTCGCGCGATCGAGTGGCTGGGGGTATTCTTAACTTTAATGGTGTTACCCGCCGTCATTATTTTGACGGGTATAGCATCATTTTTTAATCTTTTTGTGGGATTATTGGCTCTTAAATTCTTTGATGAGCTACTCCACTACACGCTCGTCGCTAGCGTTGCGCCAGTCCTCTTCCAGCCAATTCCCGGTGCCCTCAGTGCCCGTGTCCAGTCAGCAGTGCGGGGCATTGCCGAACCGCTTTCCAATGGGTTTACTGGAGTTGCCATCCTGCTCCTGCTCTGGGGCACTAAGATAATCTTCCCGCAGCAATCGCTGGCATTTTTACAACTTCTACAAAGCCGGTTATTTGTCTCAATCATTATTACCTTGGCTGCTATCTGGCTAGTGGTGATTACCCTGCTTCAACGCAACTACGTTAATCTGTTAGTCCTCAGTGCTGAGCGGGGGCAATTGAGCCTACCGGATTCGGAGTCAGGTCTTAAACAATATAAAGCGGCGTTTGTTAAAACCTTAGAGCGTCCTGGCCCTGATGCAGAGAAATTATCCTGTATCGAACTCTTACTCCAAATTGATCCTAAGAACGTGGGGGAAGTCCTGGCGCCGCTACTCCCGAATTTTTCACCTACTCTCCAGCGCAAAAGTCTGGAAGCCATGCTCACCCACCCGAACCCTGTCTACCTGCCCCAGGTGCAGGCATTGATCAGCCGATCGCTGCCGCCAGAAGTTCTGGCTGTGGCCCTGCGGTATGTCTGGCTCACAGACCCCACACCGGATCTGAACCTGAATAAACTTCGCCCCTACTTACGTCCAGAGGTTGATCCCATCGTGCGCGGAACGGCAGCGGCCCTGATGCTGCGCCGGGGCAATCGCGATCAAAAGGCCGAAGCCACCTATTGTTTACGCCAAATGATCACCCACAAACGAGAACGGGAGCGGGTGATGGGCTGTCGTGCCCTCGGTGAGGCTGATTATATGCAAGCCCTGCGGTTGTATATTCCCAACCTGCTTCAGGATGAGTCCCTGCGGGTGCGGTGTGCCCTCCTCGAGGCGATCGCGGCCACCCGGCTAGAGGAGTACTATCCCTCCTTACTGCGGGCACTGCACTACAAGTCCACCCGTAAAGCCGCCATGCAGGCCCTCGTGCGCCTGGAAAACGCAGCCCTCCCCCTATTGCTGGCCGTCGCTGCTGACCCCCAACGGCCCCCCCGAATGCAGGCTGATGCCTGGGATGTGATTGGTCAGATTGGCACGCTGGAAGCTCTGGATGCCCTGGTAACCCACCTGGAGACGGCCTGGGGGGCCTCTCGGCGGGATTTGCTGCGCATCTTGCTGAAGTTACCCTATGAAGCTGGGATTGAAGCCGTCCTCGATCGCTTGGGGCGCACGGGGGTAGAACAGTTAATTAACCAGGAGATTATGTTTGTCGGGCAACTCTATGCTGCATTATTAGACTTCGAGCCAAGGCGGTTAGTGGGAACAGAAGCCGACCTACTGCGGCGATCGCTGCGGGATATGATCACTGATGCGGAGGAGCGGTTGTATCTCCTCATGCGGTTCCTCTACCCTGCCGATGCCATTCAAGCAGCCCGGTTTAACCTGCGGGATGCCTCCCATGCCAGTAAGGCACGCGGGTTAGAAATTCTTGATAATACCCTGGATATTCGCAGTAAACGCACATTGCTGGTGTTGCTCGATCGCCGATCGGATCAGGAAAAATTGCAAAGTTTGGCGGCAGAGCTCTCCTATCAGTCCCTCTCCCCCAGCGATCGCCTGCGTCACCTAATCGATCTGCGTCATTTTCTGGCCGAGTGGCCGCTGGCCTGCTGTTTCCATCTCGCCCGCCAGCAACGGTGGAGCCTGAGTCCGGAAGCAATCCTGGCCTGCTTACACCATCCCGCTGGCGTGGTCCGGGAGGCGGTGTTGGCCTATCTGCACATGGCGTCCCCTCGCACTCTCCGGGAACTCTTACCCCAACTTAGCCATGATCCCAACCCGATCGTCCTAGGGTTGGTGCACCAAATGATGGCGGAATTGGGAGTGCAACCCACTTCAGGTCCTGGATTCTGA
- a CDS encoding allophanate hydrolase-related protein, which translates to MTTTPNTHRFFICGSALRGQPDHANLQAATFIKAAKTQPNYRMHAVGDDWHPAVYAVESGGVAIPGEVYELTQAQYDHLLASEPPHLYAGKVTLEDGEEITAMLYPQEVVEQYNWPDISHFGGWAAYKQYKSQAQSARC; encoded by the coding sequence ATGACCACAACCCCGAACACCCACCGTTTTTTTATTTGTGGTTCGGCCCTGCGCGGCCAACCGGATCACGCCAATCTCCAAGCAGCGACCTTTATCAAAGCCGCCAAAACCCAACCCAACTATCGGATGCACGCGGTTGGCGATGATTGGCATCCTGCTGTTTATGCGGTGGAGAGCGGCGGGGTGGCTATCCCGGGTGAGGTCTATGAACTGACCCAGGCGCAGTATGATCACCTCCTGGCTTCTGAGCCCCCCCATCTCTATGCAGGTAAAGTTACCCTAGAAGATGGCGAGGAAATTACGGCTATGCTCTATCCCCAGGAAGTGGTGGAACAATACAATTGGCCTGATATTTCCCATTTTGGGGGTTGGGCGGCTTACAAGCAGTACAAAAGCCAGGCGCAATCGGCCAGGTGCTAG
- the psaM gene encoding photosystem I reaction center subunit XII has protein sequence MLSDTQVFVALVVALIPGILAFRLATELYK, from the coding sequence ATGCTGTCAGATACCCAAGTTTTTGTGGCGCTAGTGGTTGCTCTCATCCCTGGTATTTTGGCGTTCCGGCTTGCCACGGAACTTTACAAGTAA
- a CDS encoding ParE family toxin-like protein, translating to MLPIYSARISKSYRAIGQLDGDTVIWFWVGSHAEYDRLLEQL from the coding sequence GTGTTGCCGATCTACTCTGCCCGTATTAGTAAAAGTTATCGAGCGATTGGGCAATTAGATGGAGATACAGTGATTTGGTTTTGGGTAGGTTCTCACGCAGAATACGACAGATTGTTGGAGCAGTTGTAG